A single region of the Triticum dicoccoides isolate Atlit2015 ecotype Zavitan chromosome 2B, WEW_v2.0, whole genome shotgun sequence genome encodes:
- the LOC119362670 gene encoding uncharacterized protein LOC119362670 — MLRRRFVNLVAQNSDGVYSLRRIEAAKHLFYPSIKEAEESANDEKKKYKTLRRLPDPITSFDPSPVGVLFPGLEWFELLAPRSGEGRIVNSNKAGHTAMFDADKSLYLALPNLSQAKGTSPVSFSVTHPGSGQDSLYVLHRYPGQAVAQARFVPDRSEHPRSCFEVLEYKGLSNDGNVPNKGWDWRLLPPPPFVREPGYQPSMINSHTTIKDANGCTTICISSDKIGTHCFDTWCFDSTHHLRWKHLDVWKQVGEWELPFYGRAEHVPELGIWLGFTAGRKPHHLCAVDLSTMDMDGQAPTWQHVWDNATLPGEKNWYPLFFRLINMGDNRFCVAKLFGDVEMGKQFAVLTGIEMERGQDGLRMVQHKRTRYVFNRIDVKWVL, encoded by the coding sequence ATGTTACGCCGGCGTTTTGTGAATCTGGTAGCGCAGAATTCCGACGGCGTTTATTCGCTGCGCCGCATCGAAGCGGCCAAGCATCTTTTCTACCCGTCAATAAAAGAAGCAGAAGAGTCAGCAAACGacgagaagaagaaatacaagaccTTGCGGCGGCTGCCTGACCCGATCACGAGCTTCGATCCGTCCCCCGTCGGTGTGTTGTTTCCTGGCCTGGAATGGTTCGAGCTCCTCGCACCCCGCAGCGGCGAGGGTCGGATCGTCAACTCCAACAAGGCTGGCCACACCGCCATGTTCGACGCCGACAAGTCTCTCTATCTCGCGCTGCCCAACCTCTCCCAGGCCAAAGGCACGAGCCCAGTGAGCTTCTCCGTCACCCACCCAGGCAGCGGGCAGGATAGCCTCTACGTCTTGCACAGGTATCCTGGTCAAGCTGTTGCCCAGGCTCGGTTTGTACCCGACCGAAGCGAGCACCCCCGCTCCTGCTTCGAGGTTCTTGAGTACAAGGGCCTGTCCAATGATGGCAACGTCCCTAACAAGGGCTGGGATTGgcggcttcttcctcctcctccatttgtCCGTGAACCTGGATACCAGCCCTCCATGATTAACTCCCACACAACAATCAAGGACGCCAATGGCTGTACCACTATCTGCATATCGTCCGACAAGATCGGCACCCACTGCTTTGACACGTGGTGCTTCGATTCTACCCACCATCTTAGGTGGAAGCACCTGGACGTGTGGAAGCAAGTTGGGGAGTGGGAACTGCCGTTCTATGGGAGAGCCGAGCATGTTCCCGAACTGGGCATATGGTTGGGCTTCACGGCCGGCAGAAAACCTCACCACCTATGCGCTGTGGACCTCTCCACCATGGACATGGATGGCCAAGCACCCACATGGCAGCACGTCTGGGACAATGCCACCCTGCCTGGCGAGAAGAATTGGTACCCTCTGTTTTTCAGGCTCATCAACATGGGTGACAACAGGTTTTGCGTGGCCAAGCTCTTTGGAGATGTTGAAATGGGCAAGCAGTTTGCTGTTCTTACCGGCATAGAGATGGAGCGTGGCCAAGACGGCCTCCGGATGGTCCAGCACAAGCGCACTCGTTACGTATTCAATCGCATCGATGTCAAGTGGGTGCTCTGA